GGTGGACATGCCCACGGCGTCAGCGCCCCAGGCGGCAAACATGCGGATCTCGGCCGGGGTTTCAAACTGCGGGCCCAGGGCCCAGCAGTACACGCCCTCGCACAGGCGCTGGTCGATTTCCTTGGCCAGCTTGGCAGCAGTCTGGCGCAGTTCCAGGTCGTAGGCGCAGCTCATGTCCACAAAGCGGTGGCTGCCCTGCACGCCCACCAGGGGGCTGCGCTGCGGCGCGTTGATGTGATCGCTGATCAGCATCAGGCTGCCCGGAGGCTGGTGCTGGCGCAGCGAGCCCGAGGCGTTGGTGGACAGCAGCACCTGCACGCCCCAGGCCTTCAAGCTGCGGATGGGCGCGGCCATGCCGGTGCAGTCGCCGCTCTCATAGGTGTGGGCACGGCCGCGCAGCATGGCCACGCGGGCGCCGCCGGCCGTGGTGCCCACCACCACCTCGTTCACATGGCCCTCGACCTTGGGCAGGGGCCAGCCCGGCAGATCGGCATAGGAGATGCGCTGCACGTTCTG
Above is a window of Inhella inkyongensis DNA encoding:
- a CDS encoding purine-nucleoside phosphorylase codes for the protein MNSPYLQGDALAAAVEAAAAKLRAAFGDAPTIAVVLGSGWSSASDQLQNVQRISYADLPGWPLPKVEGHVNEVVVGTTAGGARVAMLRGRAHTYESGDCTGMAAPIRSLKAWGVQVLLSTNASGSLRQHQPPGSLMLISDHINAPQRSPLVGVQGSHRFVDMSCAYDLELRQTAAKLAKEIDQRLCEGVYCWALGPQFETPAEIRMFAAWGADAVGMSTVPDTILARHAGLRVMGLALITNMAAGLSAEALTHELTLREAKDSGERAAGFLSALLDRLTALESLKAA